TGTAAAGGATGAGCAGGCACGAGTTCTCAATCACGTGTCAACGGTGGCAGGTAATACAGTTCGTAACTCATGATTATGCGTCGGCGGGATATGAAAAAGCTATTTATAGATATTTCTGATCTATTGATTTACGCGATTAACAATCGGAGAATTACTGGTATTCAACGTGTAGAAGTCTCTTTTCTACAGTTCATGATCGAAAATAATTTCGATTTTACGCTGGTTAATTCTTTCGGTTTCGAATCCCCGGAAGTGGATTGGATCATTCGTAACAAGATCGGCTCGCCGGACGAGCTTTTGCGAGAGCTGGCAGCTCAGTGCACCTATTTGGCTCAGCGAAAGGCACTCTACACGGTGCAAAACGTCTTTGGGACGTTGGTCGGAAAACTGACCGGCCGCCCGTGGGACAGTCTGCCGAAACTGAAGCCGGGCGACACGCTCTTCATACCTGGAGCCTATTGGCTCGATTCCCATATCATGCGGTTTTACCGCGCCGCGGCGCGAAAAGGCATCAAGCTCGTCGTCCTCCTGCATGATGTTTTGCCGATCACCCATCCCGATCTCATGATCAAACATTCGGACCGATTTTTCGCTCCGATTCTGCGGCTTCCGATCCATGTGATCATCGGAGCGCGATCGACGGAAAGCGAACTTCCCCGCGCGGCAGAGCTCATCCCGCGGGCGAAAATGCCGATCTCGGTCGATGTCGTCTCTTTCGCTCATGAATTTCCCGGCGTAGCGAGGAACCAGCCTCCGAGGGAGCAAAGCGACCGCCTCCGGGACTTGGTCCATGGCCGCAATTTCGTGCTCTATGTCAGCACCGTCGAAGTGCGGAAAAATCATCTGCGCCTGGTCGAGGTTTGGAACAGACTCGCAAAGGATCTCGGCGACGCGCTGCCTCTGCTCGTGATTGCCGGCAAGAGGGGCTGGAAAGCCAAAGAGGTGATCGAGCTTCTCGACGCGGCCAATGAACGCGACCGGAGCCGGCGCCGCGAGCCCATCGTTTTCGTCGAGGGGCCGAGCGACGCGGAATTGCAGTGGCTTTACGCGTCATGCGATTTCACGGTCTTTCCCAGTCTCGCGGAAGGCTGGGGCTTGCCTGTCGGCGAAAGCCTGTGGTTCGGCAAGGCCTGCGCAGCGTCGCAGACCACATCCATTCCCGAGGTCGGGCAAGGTCTCTGCGTCTATTTCGATCCGACGCGGCCGGACGAGATGGAAGCCGCAATAAAGACGCTGCTCGATCCGGCCGTGCGCGCTGCTTATGAGAGCAAGATCAAATCGGCACCCTTGCGGACATGGCACGATGCGGGCCGGGACCTCGCCATGGCGGTGATGGCGCATGTCTCGGATCTGT
The Methyloferula stellata AR4 DNA segment above includes these coding regions:
- a CDS encoding glycosyltransferase family 4 protein, whose amino-acid sequence is MIENNFDFTLVNSFGFESPEVDWIIRNKIGSPDELLRELAAQCTYLAQRKALYTVQNVFGTLVGKLTGRPWDSLPKLKPGDTLFIPGAYWLDSHIMRFYRAAARKGIKLVVLLHDVLPITHPDLMIKHSDRFFAPILRLPIHVIIGARSTESELPRAAELIPRAKMPISVDVVSFAHEFPGVARNQPPREQSDRLRDLVHGRNFVLYVSTVEVRKNHLRLVEVWNRLAKDLGDALPLLVIAGKRGWKAKEVIELLDAANERDRSRRREPIVFVEGPSDAELQWLYASCDFTVFPSLAEGWGLPVGESLWFGKACAASQTTSIPEVGQGLCVYFDPTRPDEMEAAIKTLLDPAVRAAYESKIKSAPLRTWHDAGRDLAMAVMAHVSDLSVAAAEPQGEVTAARNSYSSMWQPDTPVS